AAGCAACGCGAACGAACCTCCGAGCAAaggacgcgacgcgacgcgctcGTTCACTTTCCTCGTCACGACGAAAGTGTGCTACTGATCAGGAACGCGCACTCTCCCTGTTCCGGTGGACGCGACGCGCGATGGGGGACGACGGGAGACGACGGGAGGCGGCGCGACGCCGAGCCTCGTGGCACGCGCATGTCGCCTCTCTACACGCTCCGTACACGCTCCATACACGGTTCTTCTTAGAGCGTGGGTGTTTTAACGAGCTTCGCCTTTCCTTTCGATCGTTTCGCGCTCTACGCTACTTTCTTTAACGCGGCTTCTTTCCTTCGATTCGAATCTTCCTCGCTGATTCGATAGCGCTATCGTCCTAGCGCCTCGCTATAGTTCGAGTCGAGCAGGATGAAATTTCCGAAATCGAGACTTTGCCTTTCCCGTTGACTTTCGCGAAAAAAACTTTACTATCGCTCTCCGAACAAATATAAGGTAATATTTCTATATAGGGATTTTCGAATCGAGCGACGCAGTTCCGCGGCAACGAACGAGACATTCGGTAATCCTTAACGTTAAAGGACACACCTTTTCCAACCTCCCTCGACGATTGTCCCGCTTAATCAGCTAATGGCGCGAATAGAAATAATTAATGCCGTCGTTCGAGCGATTTCATAGTCGAGAGTAAAGTTGCGTTACGTGGAACGAGTTTGTTTTACTCTGTTCTTTTTCGCGCGTCAGGATGCGCAAAATATCGTCGAGTTAGGAGGAAATTTCATTTCGCGCAATTTACGAGTTAATCAGCCGGTAGAAACATCGCTGTAATATTTGGTCGAACGCGTGCACCGACAAACGCAGCTGCTACGCGATAACCTTATGTATTAGACGTTTAATCAAATTATTTACGCGATTTCCTTGAATTTTCCCCGAAAATTTCATAATGTTTGGCATACATGCCATCTACTATGAACCGAAAGTGGTTCTCGAAGCGGAAGCTTGTTCGGGTCCAAGTTTAAGTCGCTAATGAACAAGTTCGTTGGCGGCGTTTACGCCTATACAATCAGGCTAATCAAAGTTTCGGTTTCGCTCGGAGTCGTCGCGAGTGCTACTTACCTCCCCTCTGTAAACTTCgtaaataatagtataaataatcGAAAGAgtagaaattgaaagaaaatgcgATAAATATTAGgaggaaatttattatttgaaaggTAGAAAAAGTTGACTAGCTAAGTAAACGGCGCTAACAATCGGTTAAAACGAAGAGTGTCTCTGATTCAGGCGTAAACGAGGAGCGTCTAAACGGGAGGAAGCTAACAAAGATTCGAGTCGGTAGAGCCAGCAAGCGAACGAAACTCGATCAGGGTGTGCTTTCGGTATGCTGAGTGGTTCGTATTAAGCTAATTAACGGATGCTCCTGGTCGCATCGATTGTGTACCCTGCCTCTATTACTTGCTAGAATGCGTTGTACGCGTGTCCTCGGCTAAATCGATATTTCTAATTTCATCGTGTCGCTATACGAAGACGCGATCGCTACGCACAAACGCAACAGGGTTGCGCAACCTTCGGCGCTTCGAGAGCGTTCGAGTTGCCGAGAGCTCGGAGAAACCGCATCCGACTCATTTAAATGCAGATATTTTTCAGCTGCATCGAGAGAACAGAAATAAGATATACGCTAGCCCAGATATAGCCTCAAGAAGAGATTGTTGAGCCGGAGGGTGACCGTTTCTATTTTCCATCCAAGTTACTTCTACCGTAttctagatttttattatttttattccctCTCGATTTTCTTCCTCGCCTATCGCGTCGTTTCGAACACGCTACACGAGCTGCAACGATCGTTCGATCCTTTTTTCCTTTCGTCGGATAATACCCTCTCGCTGAACCAACGACGATCGATTTCGTACAGTTATTCGTGTCTTCGATCACGATCAGAAGAAGCGCGCGTCGTCGTCGTGGCTGTTGATCATCTTCCTGATCCACTTCACGTAATATTGTATCCTAGTGTAAACGTCGGGAAAGCCTGGCCTGGCACATCCTGACCCGAAAGAGGTAACGCCTGCCAATTGCCATACACCGTCCGCGCGACGACACTGCAGCGGTCCTCCAGAATCACCCTgacgaaaaatgaaatataactgATTGCTTTTCTCGTCGAcgattcgaaaaaaaaaaagaaaaacggatACTCGTACGAATCGAGCATAGTTAGCTCTCGAACGGCATGGCAGGATCAATCTTGTAAGCAAAGCGGTTAGCTACGTCGTGGAAAATGCGAGACGTTCTAATCTAGTTGAGTGGATTTTCACCGTCACCTTCACCGGACGCCGTCTCAAATCGTCTAGTTTCTAACGATccgtaacaagtatattatagATAATTGATAGTTACCACGCAACTTCCGGAAGAGCCATCGGTGTGTCCGGCACAGAGATGGCCGCTTCTCAGCGGTACCGATTTCCCATAGGCTTGCGTGCATTTCTCGAGATCGAGTAACGGCACCGAAGCTTCCAAGAGCGCGGTCGAAAGCGACTGCGAGGGTCCGTATCGACCCCAGCCGGAAGCGACGCACTGGCTTTTCGCGAGCTCCTCTTCCGGGTCCGGCAAGCAAATTGTTCGTACCGCCTTCGACAACGGAGCTGGCCTCGCCAGTTTCATCAGAGCTGCGAATTAAAACTTTCTCGTATTTTCCTACTCTCTTTCTAGGCGGAGTTTTCACCTACCAATGTCGTGCATGTAATTATTGAATCTTTCGTGAAGGATTACTCGTTCGACCGGCAGCCTAGCGGAGCCTCTTCCGCCAGAGTCCAATTCCCATTCGCCTACGACCGCCGTCCATAGCGCACCGATCGGCAAATTGAATAGTTCGCTGGAAAAAACGTATTCTTCTGTTTGGCTACGAATCGTCGAAACGAGCCTCGAATTAAAATCGAAACTCACTTGTGAACGCAATGAGCCGCCGTGACGACCCAGTTGGGTTCGATGAGAACACCGCCGCACCAGTGACCGATGAATCCCAGCTTC
Above is a genomic segment from Megachile rotundata isolate GNS110a chromosome 15, iyMegRotu1, whole genome shotgun sequence containing:
- the LOC100874894 gene encoding chymotrypsinogen A isoform X3, encoding MSVRVGLAIILFLLAEVGRTTPTRILGENHSASHRQPRAVLSARSDDRTNVASTTGRIFNGKPSKRGSWPWQVSLQLLHPKLGFIGHWCGGVLIEPNWVVTAAHCVHNELFNLPIGALWTAVVGEWELDSGGRGSARLPVERVILHERFNNYMHDIALMKLARPAPLSKAVRTICLPDPEEELAKSQCVASGWGRYGPSQSLSTALLEASVPLLDLEKCTQAYGKSVPLRSGHLCAGHTDGSSGSCVGDSGGPLQCRRADGVWQLAGVTSFGSGCARPGFPDVYTRIQYYVKWIRKMINSHDDDARFF
- the LOC100874894 gene encoding chymotrypsinogen A isoform X1 — translated: MSVRVGLAIILFLLAEVGRTTPTRILGENHSACGCPAASHRQPRAVLSARSDDRTNVASTTGRIFNGKPSKRGSWPWQVSLQLLHPKLGFIGHWCGGVLIEPNWVVTAAHCVHNELFNLPIGALWTAVVGEWELDSGGRGSARLPVERVILHERFNNYMHDIALMKLARPAPLSKAVRTICLPDPEEELAKSQCVASGWGRYGPSQSLSTALLEASVPLLDLEKCTQAYGKSVPLRSGHLCAGHTDGSSGSCVGDSGGPLQCRRADGVWQLAGVTSFGSGCARPGFPDVYTRIQYYVKWIRKMINSHDDDARFF
- the LOC100874894 gene encoding chymotrypsinogen A isoform X2 — encoded protein: MSVRVGLAIILFLLAEVGRTTPTRILGENHSAASHRQPRAVLSARSDDRTNVASTTGRIFNGKPSKRGSWPWQVSLQLLHPKLGFIGHWCGGVLIEPNWVVTAAHCVHNELFNLPIGALWTAVVGEWELDSGGRGSARLPVERVILHERFNNYMHDIALMKLARPAPLSKAVRTICLPDPEEELAKSQCVASGWGRYGPSQSLSTALLEASVPLLDLEKCTQAYGKSVPLRSGHLCAGHTDGSSGSCVGDSGGPLQCRRADGVWQLAGVTSFGSGCARPGFPDVYTRIQYYVKWIRKMINSHDDDARFF